Proteins found in one Fusarium oxysporum Fo47 chromosome V, complete sequence genomic segment:
- a CDS encoding Mago nashi protein: MTSSNEPFYLRYYSGHMGRFGHEFLEFDFRVVGDGRSAVARYANNSNYRNDSLIRKEMCVSSVVVDEIKRIIKTSEITKEDDSKWPQKNKDGRQELEIRIGNDHIAFETAKIGSLVDVTESADPEGLRVFYYLVQDLKALVFSLIALHFKIKPI; the protein is encoded by the exons ATGACGTCCTCAAACGAACCATTCTACTTGCGATACTA CTCTGGCCATATGGGTCGTTTCGGTCACGAATTCCTTG AATTCGATTTTCGAGTCGTCGGCGATGGTCGCAGCGCGGTTGCCCGATATGCCAACAACTCCAACTACCGAAACGATAGTTTGATCCGAAAAGAGA TGTGTGTCAGCTCAGTAGTTGTCGACGAAATCAAGCGCATCATCAAGACGAGCGAGATCACCAA AGAAGATGATTCGAAATGGCCTCAGAAGAATAAAGATGGACGCCAGGAATTGGAGATTCGGATTGGTAATGATCATATCGCGTTCGAG ACCGCCAAGATTGGTTCCCTGGTGGATGTCACAGAGTCTGCTGACCCAGAAGGTCTGCGAGTGTTCTACTACCTTGTTCAGGATCTCAAGGCTCTAGTTTTCAGCTTGATCGCTCTGcacttcaagatcaagccaATTTAA